Proteins found in one Sporosarcina jeotgali genomic segment:
- a CDS encoding translation factor GTPase family protein, whose amino-acid sequence MKQTIGILAHVDAGKTTFSEQLLYLTKQIRERGRVDHQDAFLDNHSIERARGITVFAEQAEIDYEGNCFTLIDTPGHADFSPEMERAVQVMDAAIVLVSAVDGVQGHTERVWQLLREAQVPTFLFINKMDRETADAAAIMSELHDSLSMDCFDLGLIDHGDTMSEELAEWLAERDDTLLNRYLETGYDKESWMETLKGLVQKGIVFPCGQGSALKDIGIGPFFSKFATLTNRTESCETSAPFSASVYKIRHDENGQRITFLKVLSGTLKVRDELTAGNLAEKVTQIRVYSGTKFTAVSQAKAGDLVAVTGLSNASSGDTIGLDTGRVQFSSIPALKAAVQYDPAYSSKDVWNVFSILDAEDPTLHAIWNEHSQEIEIRVMGVIQLEVLEHIVHERFNMNVTFGTPAILYKETIASTVTGYGHFEPLKHYAEVHVKMEPAERGSGIHFKSRCHTDALSPGHQRVIEKHLFERDHHGLLTGSPLTDITVTLVTGRSHNEHTSGGDFRESLFRALRQGLEQAENLLLEPYYAFKMKIDSDHIGRALTDIQTAHGIFNAPETFGSSTTVTGRVPVASFMNYSTEFASYTGGKGVLVLTLDGYGPCHNPEEIIETIGYDKSADPEYSSSSVFCAKGKGYAVPWQEAKAAMHCDVE is encoded by the coding sequence ATGAAACAAACAATAGGAATTCTTGCGCACGTGGATGCAGGGAAAACAACATTTTCAGAACAACTTCTTTACCTGACGAAGCAAATTCGAGAACGCGGCCGTGTAGATCATCAAGATGCTTTCTTGGATAATCATTCAATTGAACGTGCTCGGGGAATTACGGTCTTTGCAGAACAGGCGGAAATCGACTATGAAGGAAATTGCTTTACACTAATTGATACACCCGGTCATGCTGACTTCTCTCCCGAGATGGAAAGAGCGGTTCAAGTAATGGATGCTGCGATTGTCTTAGTCAGTGCAGTTGACGGAGTTCAAGGCCATACAGAAAGGGTTTGGCAGCTGTTGCGTGAAGCACAAGTCCCTACTTTTTTATTCATCAATAAAATGGATCGTGAAACAGCCGACGCTGCTGCAATTATGAGCGAACTACACGACTCCTTATCTATGGATTGTTTTGACTTAGGTCTCATAGATCATGGCGATACGATGTCCGAAGAGTTGGCAGAATGGCTAGCTGAGCGTGATGACACACTGCTCAATCGGTATTTGGAGACTGGCTATGATAAAGAATCTTGGATGGAAACGCTGAAGGGGCTTGTTCAGAAGGGGATAGTTTTTCCGTGCGGCCAAGGATCTGCATTGAAAGACATCGGCATCGGGCCTTTCTTTTCTAAATTTGCCACTCTTACGAATCGAACGGAGTCTTGTGAAACTTCAGCACCCTTCTCTGCATCTGTCTATAAAATCCGCCATGATGAAAATGGACAGCGCATTACGTTTCTAAAGGTCCTTAGCGGTACTCTTAAAGTCCGCGATGAATTGACGGCGGGAAACCTGGCAGAAAAAGTTACACAAATCAGGGTGTACAGCGGAACTAAATTCACAGCAGTCTCACAAGCAAAAGCTGGAGATTTGGTAGCAGTGACGGGTCTCTCGAATGCTTCATCCGGAGATACGATCGGCCTTGACACCGGACGGGTCCAGTTCAGTTCTATTCCTGCACTAAAAGCAGCGGTCCAGTATGATCCGGCCTATTCCAGTAAAGATGTGTGGAATGTGTTCAGCATACTCGATGCTGAAGATCCGACGTTACATGCGATATGGAATGAACATAGCCAGGAAATTGAAATCCGTGTGATGGGGGTTATCCAACTTGAAGTCCTAGAACATATTGTGCACGAACGTTTCAATATGAATGTAACATTTGGAACTCCCGCGATTCTTTATAAAGAAACGATTGCTTCAACGGTTACGGGATACGGTCATTTCGAACCGCTCAAACATTATGCAGAAGTTCATGTCAAAATGGAACCTGCCGAACGGGGATCAGGCATTCACTTTAAATCGCGCTGTCATACGGATGCTCTGTCACCCGGTCACCAGCGTGTCATAGAAAAACATTTGTTTGAACGCGATCATCATGGACTCTTAACAGGTTCTCCGCTGACAGATATCACCGTTACATTAGTAACGGGCCGCTCCCATAACGAGCATACTTCTGGCGGCGATTTCAGAGAATCACTTTTCCGCGCACTCCGGCAGGGGCTCGAGCAAGCTGAAAATCTTCTTCTTGAACCGTACTATGCCTTTAAAATGAAAATCGACAGCGACCATATCGGACGGGCATTGACTGATATTCAAACGGCCCATGGAATTTTCAATGCTCCTGAAACGTTTGGGAGCTCTACTACAGTCACTGGCCGCGTTCCTGTTGCCTCCTTCATGAACTACAGTACGGAATTTGCTTCCTACACTGGAGGGAAAGGTGTTCTTGTTTTAACGTTAGACGGGTATGGTCCTTGTCACAACCCGGAAGAAATCATCGAGACCATAGGGTACGACAAATCTGCCGATCCAGAATACTCGTCTTCATCCGTGTTTTGTGCGAAAGGAAAAGGATATGCAGTCCCTTGGCAAGAAGCGAAAGCTGCCATGCATTGTGATGTGGAGTAA
- a CDS encoding YitT family protein: MKKEHKKESFWHLVRRYLFIAIGAGLAAVALELFLIPNSVIDGGIIGISLIVNYLSDIPFGILILLFNIPFVFFGYKHIGKNFFLSSTFAIVFLAIIEFPLKAVGPFVTDPLLATAFGGILLGAGVGIVIRNGGALDGTEILGILLTKKVPYSVGEFVMFLNIFIFGWAGFVLGPEKAMYSILTYYIAAKAIDAVIQGFDETKAAIIVSDEFEEMAAAIGKRLGRSVTKLHGKGGYSDNEKDVIYVVVTRLELTKLKEIVHDIDPSAFTTIMDTQETHGSRFKSAIH, encoded by the coding sequence ATGAAAAAGGAGCATAAAAAGGAGTCATTCTGGCACTTGGTACGCCGTTATTTATTTATTGCAATTGGTGCTGGTTTAGCCGCAGTTGCTTTGGAATTATTTTTAATTCCAAATTCAGTCATTGATGGTGGAATTATCGGGATTTCACTGATTGTTAATTATTTAAGTGACATCCCCTTCGGTATTCTGATTCTGCTGTTCAACATACCTTTTGTATTTTTTGGCTACAAGCACATCGGTAAAAACTTTTTCCTCTCTTCCACTTTTGCAATTGTCTTTTTGGCAATCATAGAATTCCCATTGAAAGCGGTCGGTCCTTTTGTGACAGATCCACTCCTTGCGACAGCTTTTGGAGGAATACTTCTCGGTGCGGGTGTGGGGATTGTCATTCGTAATGGCGGTGCTTTAGACGGAACCGAGATATTGGGAATATTGCTGACAAAGAAAGTGCCATATTCTGTCGGAGAATTTGTCATGTTTCTTAATATCTTCATCTTCGGATGGGCGGGTTTTGTGCTCGGTCCTGAAAAAGCGATGTACTCCATTTTGACCTATTACATAGCTGCTAAAGCGATAGACGCGGTGATTCAAGGGTTTGATGAAACAAAAGCAGCAATTATTGTTTCGGATGAATTCGAAGAAATGGCAGCTGCGATCGGCAAGCGCTTAGGCCGCTCGGTTACAAAACTTCACGGAAAAGGCGGTTATAGTGATAACGAAAAGGACGTCATATATGTAGTAGTGACACGTCTTGAGCTGACAAAGTTAAAAGAAATTGTTCACGACATTGATCCTTCTGCGTTTACAACCATTATGGATACGCAGGAGACTCACGGTTCACGGTTTAAGTCAGCGATCCATTAA
- the cyoE gene encoding heme o synthase, with protein sequence MQKTMERTHEKEQHASTLANDLKYLFKGPVLIANILPVFAGFWLAIYFYGGTFAEYISLFFLTMAGSTMLMAGALTLNNWYEVDLDRVMARTQKRPTVTGNISMETILKIGIGLSVLGVILLYAASPSAAIYGFIGWFTYVVLYTMWSKRKYTLNTVIGSVSGAVTPLIGWAAVGPSYHMVPIVLAIVLFIWQMPHTFAIAIKKVDEYRAAGVAMLPVVKGIPMTKRQSIVYSACLLPLPFFLAAFGTGFILLVTAMNMGFILLAIAGLFMKDDYKWAQWMFLYSVNYMTIFFMSMILMTTSIL encoded by the coding sequence ATGCAAAAAACAATGGAGCGAACGCACGAAAAAGAACAGCATGCGTCAACGCTTGCTAATGACTTGAAATATTTATTTAAAGGCCCCGTGCTAATTGCAAACATTCTTCCTGTCTTTGCAGGGTTCTGGCTTGCTATCTATTTCTATGGCGGCACATTTGCGGAATACATTTCACTTTTCTTCTTAACAATGGCAGGCAGTACCATGTTAATGGCTGGGGCACTTACGTTAAATAACTGGTATGAAGTGGACCTGGACCGAGTAATGGCGCGCACTCAAAAACGGCCGACTGTAACAGGGAATATATCTATGGAGACTATCCTGAAAATAGGGATCGGATTATCCGTATTAGGGGTGATCTTGTTATATGCCGCATCACCAAGCGCAGCGATCTATGGGTTTATAGGCTGGTTCACGTATGTCGTCCTCTATACAATGTGGTCAAAGCGGAAGTACACGCTCAATACCGTTATCGGGAGTGTATCCGGTGCAGTCACTCCACTGATCGGATGGGCAGCAGTGGGGCCGTCTTACCATATGGTACCGATTGTATTGGCAATTGTATTGTTCATTTGGCAGATGCCTCACACATTTGCAATTGCTATCAAGAAAGTGGATGAATACCGTGCAGCAGGCGTTGCAATGCTGCCGGTGGTCAAAGGTATCCCAATGACCAAGCGTCAGTCGATTGTCTATAGTGCATGTCTATTGCCGTTGCCGTTCTTCCTGGCAGCATTCGGCACAGGATTCATCTTGTTGGTTACAGCAATGAATATGGGTTTCATCTTACTGGCGATAGCTGGTTTGTTCATGAAAGATGATTACAAATGGGCACAGTGGATGTTTTTGTACTCGGTCAATTACATGACGATTTTCTTCATGTCCATGATTCTTATGACAACGTCAATTCTTTGA
- a CDS encoding DUF1273 domain-containing protein has product MKRVIVTGYKPHELGIFDAKNPGIAIIKRALADRLSGLVENGLEWVIISGQPGCETWAGQVVDELREAYPTLQLALITPFLEQDKNWNELKKLDYEELQLIADYQVSLTNRPYEAPWQFIERDKFLLRNSDGLLVVYDEENDGSPKFMKRMAEKYAEKQPYEVLTIAADDLQLIAEDIQRAEQDSFMDF; this is encoded by the coding sequence ATGAAACGAGTGATTGTTACTGGCTATAAACCCCATGAACTCGGGATCTTTGATGCTAAAAATCCGGGGATTGCTATTATAAAAAGAGCATTGGCAGATCGTCTTTCAGGACTTGTTGAAAATGGTTTGGAATGGGTTATCATCAGCGGCCAGCCCGGATGCGAGACGTGGGCTGGACAAGTTGTCGATGAATTAAGAGAGGCTTATCCAACCCTTCAGCTAGCCCTTATTACACCATTCTTAGAGCAGGATAAAAATTGGAATGAACTGAAGAAGCTGGATTATGAAGAGCTTCAGCTTATAGCTGATTATCAAGTAAGTTTGACGAATCGCCCATATGAAGCCCCGTGGCAGTTCATTGAGCGGGATAAGTTCTTGCTTAGGAATTCGGATGGCTTGCTCGTCGTCTACGATGAAGAAAACGACGGCTCACCGAAATTCATGAAACGGATGGCGGAAAAATATGCAGAAAAGCAACCCTATGAGGTCTTAACGATAGCAGCGGATGACTTGCAGCTGATTGCAGAAGATATCCAGCGTGCAGAACAAGATTCCTTTATGGATTTTTGA
- a CDS encoding DUF5658 family protein translates to MQRVQKKNGTFLFSMKQLLLMLLSLSVFDAFATDFGLRLELIKEANPMASFVYGSSIFLFYLMKIGFPISLFALEPAVDRSRIVRWLLQFTIGLYAVAVGVHIFWMMLQFS, encoded by the coding sequence ATGCAGCGTGTGCAAAAGAAGAATGGGACATTTCTATTCAGTATGAAACAATTGCTTTTGATGTTGTTAAGCTTGTCTGTATTTGATGCATTTGCAACAGATTTCGGACTGCGCCTTGAACTGATTAAGGAAGCCAATCCAATGGCAAGTTTTGTGTATGGGAGCAGTATTTTTTTGTTTTATTTGATGAAGATTGGATTTCCAATCAGTCTATTTGCACTGGAGCCGGCAGTCGACCGCTCTCGTATCGTGCGATGGCTTCTTCAATTTACGATAGGTCTTTACGCTGTCGCAGTTGGAGTGCATATATTTTGGATGATGCTTCAATTCTCATAA